The Mus musculus strain NOD/ShiLtJ chromosome 11 genomic contig, GRCm38.p6 alternate locus group NOD/ShiLtJ MMCHR11_CHORI29_IDD4_2Q genome has a segment encoding these proteins:
- the Msi2 gene encoding RNA-binding protein Musashi homolog 2 isoform 2 (isoform 2 is encoded by transcript variant 2; The RefSeq protein has 2 substitutions, 1 frameshift compared to this genomic sequence) produces MEANGSPGTSGSANDSQHDPGKMFIGGLSWQTSPDSLRDYFSKFGEIRECMVMRDPTTKRSRGFGFVTFADPASVDKVLGQPHHELDSKTIDPKVAFPRRAQPKSQEQGGSWKRTWTTVQARAASGDQKKVGLSDSAALFPALPVPLRPGRRGFRGAV; encoded by the exons ATGGAGGCAAATGGGAGCCCAGGCACCTCGGGCAGCGCCAACGACTCCCAGCACGACCCCGG TAAAATGTTTATCGGTGGACTGAGCTGGCAGACCTCACCag ATAGCCTTAGAGACTATTTTAGCAAATTTGGAGAAATTAGAGAATGTATGGTCATGAGAGATCCCACAACGAAACGCTCCAG AGGCTTCGGTTTCGTCACCTTCGCAGACCCAGCAAGTGTAGATAAAGTATTAGGTCAGCCCCACCATGAGTTAGATTCCAAGACG atTGACCCAAAAGTTGCATTTCCTCGTCGAGCGCAACCTAAG AGTCAAGAGCAGGGAGGCTCCTGGAAACGCACATGGACCACAGTCCAAGCTCGGGCTGCCTCAGGTGACCAG aaaaaggtTGGCTTGTCAGACTCTGCTGCCCTCTTCCCGGCTCTTCCCGTCCCTCCGCGGCCTGGCAGACGAGGCTTTAGAG CTTTCTGA